CGGTTGCCTCCTCCCGGCCCTTCCGGAACACCTCGTTCAAGTAGGCTGGCTCTCGCTCGATCCGCTTCCTGACCTCCTGCGGCTTTTGCAGAGCCTCGATCATGTTTTCGGCAAGAATCTTCTTGCAGTCAACGCACCCAATCGAGGCGTCAGCGCACTCGCCCTTGATCCTGGCCTGGGTCTCTGGGTCCGTGAAGCTCTTGTGGAACTCATACACGTTGCACTTCTCGGCATCGCCAGGGTCGGAACGCCTCTTTCGCTCGGGATTGCTGAACATGGTCGCGATCTTATTTCGGATCACGTCGGGACCGTCAGAGATATAGATGCAGTTGTTGTAGGACTTGCTCATCTTGCGGCCGTCCGTCCCCGGCAGGTTCGGTGCCTTGTTCAAGATGGTTTTTGGGACTGGGAACACTTCTCCATAGAGGCGATTGAAGTGCCGAGCCACCTCGCGCGTTAGCTCAACGTGCGAGGCCTGGTCAAGCCCTACGGGAACCGCGTCAGCCCGATACAGAAGGATGTCCGCGGCCTGAAGGACAGGATACCCAAGAAATCCGAGCGTAATCAGTGAGTGCGTGGCGTCCTCGCGGAGCCGCTCTTTGTAAGTTGGGACGCGATAGAGCCGACCCAGATTAGAGAACATCGAGAACAGGACGTAGAGCTCCGAGTGCGCCGGAATCTGAGACTGCACGAACAGGTGGCTTTTTCTTGGGTCGAGGCCGGCAGAAAGCCAGTCGATGAATATATCCCTGCTGTATTCAGCCACCATCCCAGTGTCCTGATACTCCGTGGTGAGAGCGTGAAGGTCAGCAATGAAGTAGAAGCACTCGTATTCGTCCTGGAGCGAGGCCCAGTATTCCAAGAGCTTCAGATGCCCAATGTGAAGCCTTCCAGACGCCCGATTCCCACTTGCAATGATCTTCTTCACGTTATTCACCGTTACACGAAACCTCTAGCAAAATCAACGCTGGGCACAGTATCAAGACCGCTCCGCGCAGCCCAAGCCCGAACTCAGAGGCTATGAGCGGACGCACCGGTCAACCAGACTGTATTCTATTGACCTCGCAACCCCAAGTAAAGGTAGTTTCGCCTCCCCTCAATAATCAGATTGAGCCAAGCGAGCGGCATCCATTTGGAGTGCGGCGCCGAGCGACCGCACTCCAAAGTGCCAAACGGGTGGAACCCACGAACCCACCACGGTCCAAATCATCGCCTGTTGGGAGCCGCTAAACATGTTCATCTTTTGAACGCTCTTGCCCTTAATTTGATTTTGGGGCCTCGTCTCCTGTTGAAAGTCGCAACGTGAGGCGTTACTATTGCCTCAAGGAGGGCCATGATACTGAACGCCGATCTAAA
This DNA window, taken from bacterium, encodes the following:
- the trpS gene encoding tryptophan--tRNA ligase — protein: MKKIIASGNRASGRLHIGHLKLLEYWASLQDEYECFYFIADLHALTTEYQDTGMVAEYSRDIFIDWLSAGLDPRKSHLFVQSQIPAHSELYVLFSMFSNLGRLYRVPTYKERLREDATHSLITLGFLGYPVLQAADILLYRADAVPVGLDQASHVELTREVARHFNRLYGEVFPVPKTILNKAPNLPGTDGRKMSKSYNNCIYISDGPDVIRNKIATMFSNPERKRRSDPGDAEKCNVYEFHKSFTDPETQARIKGECADASIGCVDCKKILAENMIEALQKPQEVRKRIEREPAYLNEVFRKGREEATAAAEATMLKVRTAVGLW